The genomic window gagccacacaggcatcgcttgaatactagccaataggattcgacaagtttaaatttaatttcacttaCCAGAACTATTCAGCTTCgtggcttacttttttttttttcccactcattcattcaacaagtgtaTTGTTAGGGTCTCCTATATGCCACATACTTTTCTCGGCACCTAGGATTTAGTaataaacaaaatggataaaaatcccATTGTCAGAGAGCTTACTGTTTTAGTCAGGGGACACAGATGATAAAAGAGATGGGTTTGAGACATTTAATCCCTAGAGCTATATGCTGTAAGTGTAGTGGAAATGCACGCAAATGGAGAATTGTCTAGAAAGGCCAGTGGTTGTGCTTCATGTGATTTCACAAGAGTGGCCTTGCTTTTTTTAAGTCACCAAATTGTGTCTGGTGTTCagtctttctgaaataaaagtgTCATTTTGTCAGATAGCCAGAGCTGATCAGACCTAATAAAACCAGTTTCTGTTGCTCATTGTCTCATGGGACTGGTATATGAGTCAGAGTTCAGACATAGTTAGGAGTTGCAGAAAATACCAAGGTATTTTTAAACTACGTGAAAGAAATCATTCTTTAGAAGTACattgccttggggcacctggatggcgcagtgggttaagccgctgcctttggctcaggtcatgatctcagggtcctgagatcgagtcccgcattgggctctctgctcagcagggagcctgttcctcctctctctctgcctgcctgtctgcctacttgtgatctccctctgtcaaataaataaataaaatctttaaaaaaaaaaaaaaagtacattgccttggggcgcctgggtggctcagtgggttaagcctctgcctcagtgggttaagcctccctgctgagcagagagcctgatgcagggctcgatcccaggaccctgggatcatgacctgagccgaaggcagaggctttaacccactgagccacccaggtgccccaagagattcttaatctcacaaaacaaactgagggttgccgggggtgcgggggaggtcagtagggagagggtggttggattatggacagtggggagggcatgtgctatggttagtgctgtgaagtatgtaaacctggcgattcacagacctgtacccctggggctaataatacattatatgttattttttttttttaagatttaaaaattttatttattatttatttatttttagattttatttattttttaagagagagaaacagtacaaacaggagatggagagagagaatctctttttttaaaagatttatttgagagagagagtacaagtgtaTGTCGgttggggaagggacagagggaaaggaagaagcagactgccctggtgagcaggggagcttgatgcaggcttgaacccaggaccctgggatagtgacctgaaccgaaggcaggcatttaactgagacacccaggtgtcctggagaGAGTAAATCTCAGGCAAACTCCTTGCAGAGtgtagagcccgatgtgaggcttgatcccaggaccctgagatcatgacctgagctgaaaccaagagttggatgtttaactgcaccacccagacacccctctcctttacttttgaaaaatgatttgGCTGGATATAAGCTTCTtgtttgacagattttttttccttttcttttcacacTTTGAGTATATCAGCCCAGTACCTTCTGGCCTCTGGCATTCTGGCCTCTAGAGTTTCTGATAAGAAACCTGTTGATAATCTTATTGAGGATCCCTCATATGTGATAAGTTGCTTACCTCTTTCTGTTTTCAAGATTGTCTTTGTCTTTGAACAGTTTGGTTATAATGTGTCTCAGTGTGGCTCTCTTTGAATTCATTCTACTTGGAGTTTTCTAGGCTTCTTTcttgtatgtttatatgtatgtctTCAACAaactttgcaattaaaaaaaaaaaaacttggtaaggtttcagccattatttcttcagataatttctctgcccccttttccttctcttttctccttctgggcttTCCCACATGTGTGTTGTTCTCCTTGATGGTGTCCTATATGACCCACAGGCTCTGTtctcctttcttcattcttttttctttctgtttttcatatgGAATCATGTCCATTGCCTGTCTTTAGGTTTGtggattctttcttctccctgctctGATGTGCCTTTGAATCTCTACTGAATTGTTTTCAACTCCAGTATTCCCTTTCAGTTTCTCTTagatttctgtctctttattaGTATTTCTATATTGTCCCATATTGTTCTCTTGACTTTCTTCATGTCTGCTTTTAGTTCTCTGAGCATCTTTAAAACGGTTGATGTCTTTGCTTAGTAGGTCCACCATTTGGCCTTCCAGTCtccattcattttgttttccctttgagTGGGCCATACTTGTCTGTTTCTTCATATGCTTCAAgatatttttgttgaaaactggacatttaaaTCTAACAGTGTGGCAGCTCTGGAAATCAGAATTTCCTCTGTCCCCAGGgtttgctttctttcattttgttttgtcttgctttTGATTGTTGCAGCTGTCTTTGTGCCAGGGATCACCTTGATGTATAAACCTAAGATCTTCCCAGTCTTTTCTGAGCCTATACCTTTCCCTGGGTATGCACTATCACCTTCTAATTTTCCCCATAAATGGAGTTTCTTTTGAATGTCCTagtctttaatgtctggctttccaaaggaggaaaaacagaaaaatgaaggaaggttAGCATCAGTCCTTTAAATCCTTTGGAAGTCTCTTCAACCAGACAAGAAAGGGCTTGTAACAGTTGGGGGGTGGAGTGTAATAACGGCTGCCAGCCTCTATGTCTATACCTCCATAATCAGAAGCAGCAATCATTGATCAGAATACAAATCCTGagacatgcctgggtggcttagttgttaagcatctatctttggctcaggtaatgatcccagagtcctgggatcaagccctgcagtgggctccctgctcagtgggaagtctgcttctccctctcctactccccactgcttgtgttccctctttcgctgtgtttctctgtcatataagtaaatgaaatcttcaaaaatatcaaaTCCTGGTAGGTGGACAATAAGTCTTTCCTGCCCAACCTGGCTCCCACAAGCTGTGTATAGACTGCACCTGCAGTTCCTGCCCTTCCTGCCGTGGGAGTGGGTAGGGGGCTACACTGTTAAGAAATGAACTTGACCAAAGTTAGGTGCAGTTTCCCCCTCCAAGCCTTCCTTTGAAAGTTACAAGCCTTCAGTAGACTCCAGAGTTCCAAAACAGTTTTTTTAGATTGTTCCAGTGCAATTGTTGTCTAGGTGGGAAGACAGATTTCCtggtgcttcctacttttctgtcTTCCCCATATCCTCTGTTCCATTCATTTTTGTAGTATTAACTAACCATTGTGGTAATAGAAACACGAGTACTCTGCTGCTTAACCACCAATTTTACTCtaagaacattttcaaaatttgtaACAAAAACCTTTAAAGATTATCTGAGTCATTtcagtgggggggaggggggggttgggaggcacagagggagagggaaagaatcccaagcaggctccatgcctagagCCTGACATCCAGGGCTCGACCTaaccacctgagatcatgacctgaacccaaatcaagactctgacacttaaccaattaagccacccaggtgcccctaatctgaGTAATTTAAGAAGCtaattccagggtgcctgggtggctcagtcattaagcgtctgctttcggctcaggtcatgatcccaggacctgggatcaagtcccacattgggttccctgcttggcaggaagcctgcttctccctctcccactcctcctgctcatgttccctctcactttgtctcattctgtcaaataaataaataaaatcttaaaaaaaaagaaaaagctaattcAGATATGCATCTTCTCTTTATAATAACCTATAGGGgcgcacatggctggctcagttggttgaccatCCAACtcaattttggttcaggtcatgatctcagggtcgtgagatcaagccctgtgtcaggttccacactcagctaggagtctgcttctctccttcaccctctgcctctacctccaCCCCGCCCATTGCACATGCAATCATGCATGTGCACAATCTTGTTTGTTCTTCTGATTAGACTGTAGGTATTATAAGCCTTCCTTGAAATTGTCTACCCATGGAAAAATGAAGGATGTCCCCTTTCTTCTTTgtccaaataaaagaaacaaaaaaaagtctaaaaatctGAAATCACATTTACAGaaagtattccatttttttttaaagattttattttatttatttgacagagagagatcacaagtaggcagagagagagagagaggaggaagcaggctccctgctgagcagagagcccgatgcgggacttgatcccaggagcccgagatcatgacctgagccaaaggcagcggcttaatgcactgagccacccaggcgccctgaaagtaTTCCATTTTTGATTCCACATAAAATCCAGGATTATTTTGATAGATTTACATATTAAAACATAACTAAGAAACACTACCTTCATCTTCTCACATAGTTTATGAGGCTCAACAAAAGGGCATGTGAAAGTTTTTTGAAAAGCATGAAAAGCTAgcctgtaagaaaaaaaagattcaggctctgaagggaaaatataaaaattagaagcTAGAAAGACTGTACAATCTAAACCTCCCTGGGAGATCCACAGCTATCTAtccaaatattatatataaattactgCTATTTATTGTGTTCTACAATTTGATTACAAAAAGTATGTCTAGAATGATAACatacattcatatatttatagtttgtttgaaaggaggtaaaaatatgctaaaaaattttatctcaatttaaTCAAACCAGTTTTTAGTTTACTATTTGGTAATACCTgaattggtaaaaataaaaatgttttcgtAATGTACATTTCAGgtcataatgtaaaaaataactgaaaaaagtcCCATTCTTTTTTTCACTGCATTAATGTATGGAATGAGTATAattctgtgtatgtatgtttttctttcaggGCTTGTGGTTGGATTTATCCTTACCATTGCAAATTTCAGCTTTTTTACCTCTTTGctgatgtttttcctttcttcttcaaaaCTCACTAAATggaagggagaaataaagaagCGTCTAGATTCAGAATACAAAGAAGGTAAAATGAATTATGTTTTGACAtcacttataatttattttacttataatttatCACTTTATTTCATCCCAAGATACTATAAGCTTATAATCAGAACATGTTTAGACTGTTGAAACAGATAAATTTTGCATGAGAATAACTTTAAGTAGCGGCCTAATTTAGTTTATCCTTACTTCAGCACAATAGTAACAGCGGAATTTTAGAAGCATTAAAATCTATCATTATTCTAAAACCATATAGAATGTAAGCAAAGGTACCATTTGATTTTTagtcattattaaaattatagtaatttttctttctttaaactttaaGTTCCTGTAACTGCATGATTTTCCTTCtgaagagaaaacatttcttGTCCTTTTTATCCACTTGTTTGTTTGTAGGTGGGCAGAGGAATTGGGTTCAGGTGTTCTGTAATGGAGCTGTGCCCACTGAGCTGGCCCTGCTCTACATGATAGAAAATGGCCCCGGGGAAATCCCAATAGATTTTTCCAAGCAGTATACTGCTTCCTGGATGTGTTTGTCTCTCCTGGCTGCACTGGCCTGCTCTGCTGGAGACACATGGGCTTCAGAAGTTGGTCCAATTCTGAGTAAAAGTCCACCAAGGCTAATAACAACCTGGGAAAAAGTTCCAGTTGGTGAGTATTTAAGtttctttaaataatgaaatgaacaaaaaaaaaaatctgacttacTATGTTTCTGACTTAAGAGACTGTTAAGAATTTTAGTCTTCTTAACTGGAAAATTGCTGTTGGCTATTAAGCTGATGATAAATAATATTTGCAGGAAATGATAGCAAGTCCTAGATAAACAATACAGAAACACAGAGATGTatcaggaggagaggaaaaagaagagaatgttAGAGTGTTTCATGAGGACCTGGTATGTGGTTAGTGCTTTAACACAGATCTTGCCTGTTATTGTTAACTACTAATACTACTATATTGTTATCTTCGTCATCACCTCGcctcccttttttcttcccttctcctccttgcttttttctcccctactttctcttcttctttttcttcttcatatccttttcatttttttctctttttttttttttaaagattttatttatttatttgacagagagagatgacaagcaggcagagagagaggaggaagcaggctccctgctgagcagagagccctatttggggctcgatcccagtaccctgggatcatgacctgagccgaagacagtggcttaacccactgagccacccaggcgtccctcatttttttctcttaatcatTATCATCATCCTCTTTAATACCCTCAATATTCATGTGaattagttcttttattatttccatcttaCTAACAAGGATAttaagagaagttaagtaacttaacTACAGGCACATAACTTAGAAATGGCAAAACTGTGATTGAAATCAGGCAGTTTGGCTTCATGGAACCATTCCCTTGCATTGCTTACAATGTCAGGAGTTAATGGGGAGAAAAGACTTTTTGAGTAGACTGTGGTCTTTGGATTGTATGAAAGAGAACCTTTTCTTCAGTTGGTCTTGATAAGATAGGTAccaattttgttgtttgtttccttgattttatgtgtttgttgATTGTTAACCAGATTATTttatggttggtttttttttttttttttcttcagggacCAATGGAGGGGTCACAATGGTGGGCCTTGCTTCCAGTCTACTTGGTGGCACCTTTGTGGGCATCACATACTTCCTCACACAGTTGGTTTTTGTTAATGATTTAGACATTTCTGCTCCCCAGTGGCCAATTATTGCATTTGGGGGTCTGGCTGGATTACTAGGATCAGTTGTAGACTCATATTTAGGAGCTACAATGCAGTTTACTGGTAAGTATATCACTTTATTATTGTAACTTGTTGGTGTAGTAAATGGGAAAGAAATATGGGGGAGAAAAACATGGCAATGGAAACAGTCCCAAAGACAGAAGAATCAAGAGGCCAGGGAATGACAAGACAGAGTTTTTTCTacaattctgatttaaaaaaattttttttgttaaattaattGAAAGAGAACTAATTCCACAGAGCAATGAGTAGAAGCTGCTTGGGGAAGATAATAGTGCAGGAAACAGATACTTTTGCTTTGAGGACTTCACCTAATCCCAAGGAAAGCAGAACATTTGGGATCAGATCATTTTAATGCTCCACCTTCCATTTGTCTTCCAAGTCTCTTTGAGAGAGAATTATTGTACTACTCTGTACACATATGACCTGTTTTTCTACTGTGACATAATGCTTTCTGTCCCCACTGAATTTTTAGCCCCAACTCAAGGTATATGGGAGAGTTGGTTTTCCCCAGAATTTTCTATGCTTTGCTTCTGAGCTTTTACTTTATGCTTTTTGCTTTATGCTTTTGCTTCTGAGGCATTGTCATTTCAGTGTACTGACATATTCTGTTAGGTGTGTATTTCCTCCACATTCTGACCAACCATGTTTTCTCCTTTGATTCATACAGGTAAGAGGCTGGAAGTTTGGGGAGTTTCCTTGTGTACAATCCTTCCAGTTCTCTTCATCTACCAAGATACTGTTCTTACCCTTCTGCTTTGCTCCCCACCTATcagaatgttttttctttcagattcatTTCTCTTATCTAAATACCAAGGAGGAAGCAGTCTGATTTTAGTTCAAGATCAAGGTCACTAACtctacatacacaaacacacacacacacacacacacacacacacacttacccttcctccctccctctccctccctctctgtttttgggtttctgtttgtttatttaggagCCTAGGTTTTATTCTACACTGAATCCTAACTGGGGACGTTTCTGATCATGTTGAGTggattgaaaaaattaatgtggGCTGTGGGAAAGATTAATTCCTTCAGTAAATTCTTTGTGTGCCTACTTTGTGCTGGCACCACACTGGGTCCTGGGTTTCCATTGCAGAGGCTAAATACAGGATTCCTTTTCTCAAAGATCTCACAGGTTGGTCTTGGAGACCTAGTCTTCTAGTTTCATGCTATCTCTGCTTTTAATGTTCTTCCTTCTTCCGGTGAGGGAATTCCAGCAGTGTTGAGAAAACAGTATTGAAGTGTACTAAAACTCACATTTCAAAAAAAGTTCTTGGTAATCAAGGGTTCCATATCTCTCACCTTATAATTATCCACTGAAGTCAATTTATAAGTGGTTGagactttttcaaagattatattCTTTGGAGGAGAAAAGctaatttgttttaaatcaaGTCATTTGGATTTTCCACCTCACTTGCTTCTTTTCCACTCTAGGTTTAGATGAAAGCACTGGCATGGTGGTCAATAGCCCAGCGAATGACGTGAAGTACATAGCAGGGAAACCAATTCTTGATAACAACGCAGTGAATCTGTTTTCTTCTGTCCTCATTGCCCTCTTACTCCCAACTGCTGCGTGGGGATTTTGGCCCAGGGAGTGAACTTCTTTTCATTTACAAAGGTTGAAACTGTGGTAAATTCAGCTAAATTTGCAATTCCAAGTTTAATCCCTAAGAAGAATAATTGtaattgacaaagagaaaatactggcTCTTCCCATATTCATTGTGATGAGATTccacatttttcttctcattaactCCCTTGAAACAGCCAACCTCTTTGTAGTGAAAGATAAGTGTACATAGAACttacttgtgtttttcttctgctaaatagAGCTTCTTGAGCAATGAAGCTCTGATGTCCCTAAATATTGCTGTATGTTGGCCTAAAAGTGTAATGCCAGTTGTGCCAGTTGCCCAAATTTTAGTTTTGGGTGGTTTAAATTGATGTGTGTGGAAGCCTGAATAAATATACTCTTCACTTCCTCCATTATTTGCCATTTCCAGTTGTGAGAAGTGTGGGGTATGGTTCTTAGGGAGCTATTCCACATGTGTTCTTCCTTCCTCAGGGTTagtaatgaaaaaaaagtaaatatcttTTTCATATGACCATTAGAATGcatggaaaaaattatttttaagtaaaagcaaAAGAGATTTATCTTCTGTCAATAAAATGTGCACCTTACTTATATTTTAGTTGATTTTTGAGCAGACATTATcttgaatttaatattttttaatgtatttctagctttttttgaaatttatatagaaatctgttttattttggcaCCCTGAACAGTTAGTCACTGGAAAactatcataattatttttttatttgctaccTAGAATTGATTGGAAGATGCTATGATTTCCTATTCTGTGCTGAAGTTATGCTCTCCTGTACAATAATAGACTCAACTAAAATGAAttctacttttctgttttatCCTTCACTATGATTTACTGTATGCTAAAGGAGTTTGAAATGGTGTGGATTATTTTgctgaaactatttaaaaatatttttcatgtgatTTCCATACACCCGCCCCCATACTTTTTTTACATTGAAATTGAAACTGAAGAGAGATTCCATGAATAACCCACCATTATTAAGAGTGGATAAAGCTTAGATTTCTTTACTGGTGACTCTACTACAGTGATAATTGAGAACTGAGTTgattctgaaagaaagaaagaaaaaagcagttgACACACTTAATCCAGGCAACAGAGGGGGTCTCAATCGTTGGTTTTCACCTTTGGGTATACTTTGGAATCACCTGAGTATCTTGTCCTGGGCTTCACTTGGAAGGATTCCAATTTACCTTTTCCAGGTTAGAGCCTGGGTATTAGCACTTTTTAAGAGTTCTTGTTCCTGCACATGAGAATCATCTAgggtgtcttttggttttttaagatttttttttttttaagtaatctatacaCTCAGCgtgaggcttgaacttacaacctcaagatcaagagttgcatgttctactgacttaGCCAGCCTGGGtagggcatttttaaaaacacttgccAAGGCCCCTTCCTAGATCAAGTAAATCAGAATATCTGAAGGTGAGGCTCATGCATAGGTTATTTCTAGAAAGCTCTCCTGGAGATTCAAATTTTAAACAGGTTGAGAACTACTAAATCAGAATGTCCTAAAGCACTATGCATAAAAGAAGCTTCAAAAGAGTGGgactttgcatttttatacagGCAGCTATTAGTAGCAGTGCTATATGCTGTCTTTATACAGTGATATCTTCTAATAATTATACCTACATCACTTAACAGCTCATTCCTGTGTTTTTGATGCAGCCTGTTTATTCCCATAGCTGTTCCAAtatgccttttctcttttcctggtgACTCATCCTCATGACATAccatggaataaaaatattttttgtaaccATCTTTGGGTTTGATAGAATCACCATATCATTAACAGATTAGGGAAATACTGCTTGACAAGCCTTTATTTGAAAACCTAGGGCTAATTGTGTTTTGAAAtcaaaattttcagattttagaaCACTAATAGAGTACATATATTTTCCTCAAATTCTCAAGAGTctaagataggggcgcctgggtggctcagtgggttaaagcctctgccttcggcccaggtcatgatcccaaggtcctgggatcaagccccgcatcaggctctctgctcagcagggagcctgcttcctcttctctctctgcctgcctctctgcctacttgtgatctctctgtcaaattaataaataaaatctgtaaaaaaaaaaaaaaaaacccactttcatAGAATTCcatataacattataataaaaaaatatgtactgCCTACCTCAGCAGCTTAAAGGTATACATACCATTTCTTAAAACACTATTATGCAGTAGAGGAGAGGAAGGTGTATGTGGCCCAAGGCTTTTGAAGCTTTTGAAGAAGACCTGAAAATTTAAAGGAGTGGCATTTGAGGACTCATCAGTGGAGGTACCAGGAGAATAATGAATTGATAAAATCGGTCATTCCATTCTTAGCTTTTCTCATTACTTGGGTTATGTATGCCTCAGCCAAGCTGAATATATCTTTATTGTTTCTAACTCCTACCTATGTAGGGTGCTGGCTTCAGAAATGCCAACCCCATCCCAATTAGATAAAGACCTAGTATAGAGAAAAATCATGCAAAAATCATAAACTTTGCCTCATTCCTGTAGCATTAACAGATGCTCCCTGTTGTGCACAGCGGGTATACTGGAGCCCAGTCATCTGATGTCCCTGGTGTTTCGTCTGCTGTTCTGATGTCAtcacaatgagaaaaaaagtgTCGTAGCCATCAAGTTTCAGGTGAATTATATATGctttaaagatgaaaacaaaattatgcaactaaattatttaatctcCTTATGGAGTA from Mustela lutreola isolate mMusLut2 chromosome 8, mMusLut2.pri, whole genome shotgun sequence includes these protein-coding regions:
- the TMEM19 gene encoding transmembrane protein 19 isoform X3 — translated: MITNIVILSLIICISLAFWIISMTASTYYGNLQPVSPWRWLFSVVVPVLIVSNGFKKKSLDHSGALGGLVVGFILTIANFSFFTSLLMFFLSSSKLTKWKGEIKKRLDSEYKEGGQRNWVQVFCNGAVPTELALLYMIENGPGEIPIDFSKQYTASWMCLSLLAALACSAGDTWASEVGPILSKSPPRLITTWEKVPVGTNGGVTMVGLASSLLGGTFVGITYFLTQLVFVNDLDISAPQWPIIAFGGLAGLLGSVVDSYLGATMQFTGLDESTGMVVNSPANDVKYIAGKPILDNNAVNLFSSVLIALLLPTAAWGFWPRE
- the TMEM19 gene encoding transmembrane protein 19 isoform X4 — its product is MRAGSGDAIRRAGPDDNICKKYIKMITNIVILSLIICISLAFWIISMTASTYYGNLQPVSPWRWLFSVVVPVLIVSNGFKKKSLDHSGALGGLVVGFILTIANFSFFTSLLMFFLSSSKLTKWKGEIKKRLDSEYKEGGQRNWVQVFCNGAVPTELALLYMIENGPGEIPIDFSKQYTASWMCLSLLAALACSAGDTWASEVGPILSKSPPRLITTWEKVPVGTNGGVTMVGLASSLLGGTFVGITYFLTQLVFVNDLDISAPQWPIIAFGGLAGLLGSVVDSYLGATMQFTEHPKGFHWEREE
- the TMEM19 gene encoding transmembrane protein 19 isoform X1: MRAGSGDAIRRAGPDDNICKKYIKMITNIVILSLIICISLAFWIISMTASTYYGNLQPVSPWRWLFSVVVPVLIVSNGFKKKSLDHSGALGGLVVGFILTIANFSFFTSLLMFFLSSSKLTKWKGEIKKRLDSEYKEGGQRNWVQVFCNGAVPTELALLYMIENGPGEIPIDFSKQYTASWMCLSLLAALACSAGDTWASEVGPILSKSPPRLITTWEKVPVGTNGGVTMVGLASSLLGGTFVGITYFLTQLVFVNDLDISAPQWPIIAFGGLAGLLGSVVDSYLGATMQFTGLDESTGMVVNSPANDVKYIAGKPILDNNAVNLFSSVLIALLLPTAAWGFWPRE
- the TMEM19 gene encoding transmembrane protein 19 isoform X2, which codes for MTGPDDNICKKYIKMITNIVILSLIICISLAFWIISMTASTYYGNLQPVSPWRWLFSVVVPVLIVSNGFKKKSLDHSGALGGLVVGFILTIANFSFFTSLLMFFLSSSKLTKWKGEIKKRLDSEYKEGGQRNWVQVFCNGAVPTELALLYMIENGPGEIPIDFSKQYTASWMCLSLLAALACSAGDTWASEVGPILSKSPPRLITTWEKVPVGTNGGVTMVGLASSLLGGTFVGITYFLTQLVFVNDLDISAPQWPIIAFGGLAGLLGSVVDSYLGATMQFTGLDESTGMVVNSPANDVKYIAGKPILDNNAVNLFSSVLIALLLPTAAWGFWPRE